One genomic region from Betaproteobacteria bacterium encodes:
- a CDS encoding TetR/AcrR family transcriptional regulator produces MSSAAKILEPRWERRKDARPGELAAAALDLFVERGFAATRLDDVARRAGVSKGTLYLYFDSKEDLFKAVIREGYVSRITEFAEKMEHFQGSSADLIRELVNSWWTQIGATKLAGITKLMMSEAGNFPDLANFYHDEVVVRGTGLFAAAIQRGIASGEFRKVALDYAPIVACAPVIMLMLWRNSFDLCGTHQMDSTAFLDAHTDMLLHALAAEKT; encoded by the coding sequence ATGTCATCCGCTGCAAAAATACTTGAACCGCGCTGGGAGCGCCGCAAAGATGCAAGGCCGGGCGAACTCGCTGCCGCCGCACTGGATCTGTTTGTCGAGCGTGGATTTGCCGCGACCCGACTTGACGATGTGGCCCGTCGCGCAGGCGTATCCAAGGGCACGCTGTATCTCTATTTTGATAGCAAGGAAGATCTTTTCAAAGCGGTCATCCGCGAAGGTTATGTCTCACGCATTACCGAATTTGCTGAAAAAATGGAGCACTTCCAGGGAAGCAGCGCGGACCTGATACGCGAACTGGTCAATAGTTGGTGGACGCAAATAGGGGCCACAAAACTGGCGGGCATCACGAAGTTGATGATGTCGGAAGCGGGAAATTTTCCCGATTTGGCCAATTTCTATCACGACGAAGTCGTCGTACGCGGTACAGGGCTTTTCGCCGCCGCTATCCAGCGCGGTATTGCATCGGGTGAGTTTCGCAAGGTCGCGCTGGACTACGCGCCAATCGTCGCGTGTGCGCCCGTCATCATGTTGATGCTGTGGCGGAATTCCTTTGATTTGTGCGGCACGCACCAAATGGATTCCACCGCATTTCTCGACGCTCACACCGACATGTTGCTGCATGCACTGGCCGCCGAAAAAACCTAG
- a CDS encoding protein-L-isoaspartate O-methyltransferase, producing MDFEKARFNMVEQQIRPWEVLDQDVLNLLFTVKREDFVPMAYRAIAFTDMEIPLGHDQAMMPPKIEARLLQEVAPKSGETVLEIGTGSGYLTALLAKCAKHVTSIEYFEDLSKSAATRLHAANITNVVLKIGDAAQSPDTLLDAQARFDVIVLTGSVPTVPQAYLQRLNVGGRFFAVVGDAPAMKATLITKTVENQFASVEIFETVIPPLINAAQPSRFNF from the coding sequence ATGGATTTCGAGAAAGCGCGTTTCAATATGGTCGAGCAGCAGATTCGCCCGTGGGAGGTGCTGGATCAGGATGTGCTCAATTTGCTCTTCACCGTCAAGCGTGAAGATTTCGTGCCAATGGCTTATCGCGCCATTGCGTTCACCGACATGGAAATCCCGCTTGGCCATGATCAGGCCATGATGCCGCCCAAAATTGAGGCGCGTCTCTTGCAGGAAGTGGCGCCGAAATCGGGTGAAACCGTGTTGGAAATCGGCACAGGCAGCGGATACCTTACCGCTTTGCTGGCCAAGTGCGCCAAACACGTCACAAGCATCGAGTATTTTGAAGATCTCAGCAAGAGTGCGGCTACCCGGCTCCATGCAGCAAATATCACCAATGTCGTGCTCAAAATCGGTGACGCCGCGCAGTCTCCGGACACGCTCCTCGACGCGCAAGCCAGATTCGATGTCATCGTCCTGACCGGCTCGGTTCCGACGGTACCTCAAGCGTATCTTCAGAGGCTGAATGTGGGTGGGCGTTTTTTCGCCGTGGTCGGTGATGCACCGGCAATGAAGGCCACGCTGATCACCAAAACCGTTGAGAACCAGTTTGCGTCAGTGGAAATATTCGAAACCGTGATACCGCCGCTGATCAACGCGGCGCAGCCATCGCGCTTCAATTTCTAG
- a CDS encoding sulfurtransferase, producing MTVQELKTALTTADTNERPLLLDVREPWEWHLARIDGSQHLPMREIPTRVDDLDKSHPTVVICHHGVRSLQVIAFLQRQGFANLHNLHGGIDAWARNIDPAVPVY from the coding sequence ATGACCGTTCAGGAGCTGAAGACTGCGCTGACGACTGCCGATACCAATGAACGGCCCTTGTTGCTCGATGTCCGCGAGCCTTGGGAATGGCATTTGGCAAGGATCGACGGCAGCCAGCATCTGCCCATGCGCGAGATCCCGACGCGGGTCGATGATCTCGACAAGTCGCATCCCACGGTCGTAATTTGTCATCACGGGGTGCGAAGTCTGCAAGTCATCGCATTCTTGCAGCGCCAAGGCTTCGCGAACCTGCATAATCTGCACGGTGGTATCGACGCGTGGGCACGCAATATCGACCCGGCCGTGCCTGTTTACTGA
- a CDS encoding TolC family outer membrane protein: protein MTRQAKFRVTLSAALFATTPLFAADLIDVYRDALSQDPVYSSARYAYESGKEALPQARAGVLPSISLAAGMNRNHRETEGFPNLDYNAHSYTLSLSQPLFRMQNWIAVDQAGLQVKQSEAVFADASQNLIVRAAQAYFDALLAQDNVSLSGAQKTAISEQLAQAKRNFEVGTATITDTYEAQAKFDLGVAKEISDLNDLEIKKRALQQLIGKMPATLAPLRDNPGLALPQPNEMEQWVKAAEEASPVIAQLRLAHEIATKEVSRNKMGHWPTVDLTGSYSNGNSPLTTATGSLNSLVDTKTGVIGLTLNIPLYQGGGTQSRIRQALSNKDRAEQDLENTKRVVAQNVRQSYLGVTNGVSQVKALEAALVSNKSSLDATVLGKEVGVRTNVDVLNAQQQLFQAQRDLQQARYNTIISQLRLKSAAGRLKEDDLAEVNRLLAK from the coding sequence ATGACGCGCCAGGCAAAATTCCGCGTAACACTCTCCGCGGCACTCTTTGCGACCACACCACTATTTGCCGCTGATCTGATCGACGTCTACCGCGACGCGCTCTCACAGGATCCCGTCTACTCCTCTGCCCGCTATGCCTATGAATCCGGCAAAGAGGCATTGCCGCAGGCTCGCGCCGGCGTGCTGCCATCCATCAGCCTTGCGGCGGGGATGAACCGCAATCACCGCGAAACGGAAGGATTCCCCAACCTGGATTACAATGCACACAGCTACACTTTGTCGCTCTCACAGCCACTGTTTCGCATGCAGAACTGGATCGCCGTGGACCAGGCCGGATTGCAGGTCAAACAATCCGAAGCCGTGTTTGCCGATGCCAGCCAAAATTTGATCGTGCGAGCCGCGCAGGCCTATTTCGACGCCCTGCTTGCGCAGGACAACGTTTCTCTTTCCGGCGCACAGAAAACCGCGATCAGCGAGCAACTCGCGCAGGCAAAACGCAATTTCGAAGTCGGTACCGCGACCATCACCGACACCTACGAGGCGCAGGCGAAATTTGATCTGGGCGTGGCCAAGGAAATCTCCGATTTGAATGATCTGGAAATCAAAAAGCGCGCTCTTCAGCAGTTGATCGGCAAGATGCCCGCCACTTTGGCGCCATTGCGAGACAACCCCGGGTTGGCACTGCCACAACCGAACGAAATGGAGCAATGGGTCAAAGCCGCCGAAGAAGCCAGCCCCGTTATTGCCCAACTGCGTCTGGCCCATGAAATCGCCACAAAGGAAGTTTCCCGAAACAAGATGGGACATTGGCCGACGGTGGATTTGACCGGCAGCTACTCAAACGGTAATTCCCCACTCACGACCGCGACGGGTTCACTGAACTCCTTGGTTGACACCAAAACCGGCGTGATCGGGTTGACCCTCAATATTCCTCTCTATCAAGGAGGCGGCACACAGTCGAGGATTCGTCAGGCCCTGTCCAACAAGGACCGGGCTGAACAGGATCTGGAGAACACGAAGCGCGTGGTCGCACAAAACGTTCGTCAGAGCTATCTTGGCGTCACCAATGGCGTGTCGCAGGTCAAGGCACTGGAAGCCGCACTGGTGTCAAACAAATCGTCGCTTGATGCCACGGTCCTGGGCAAGGAAGTCGGCGTGCGCACCAATGTGGATGTCCTGAACGCGCAGCAGCAACTGTTCCAGGCGCAGCGCGATCTTCAGCAGGCGCGGTACAACACTATTATTTCGCAATTGCGCCTGAAGTCCGCGGCAGGCCGCCTAAAAGAAGACGATTTGGCTGAAGTAAATCGGCTGTTGGCGAAGTAG
- a CDS encoding 3-deoxy-D-manno-octulosonic acid transferase, with amino-acid sequence MLRLVYSLLLLLLIPLILLRLLVRGFRQRGYWENMGERWGRYSQAPRRTSLWIHAVSVGEMRAAQPLINRLRLTYPGRPIVISCMTVTGRETARELYADTVECIYLSYDFFRLHRRFIAHFRPSVLMIMETEIWPNLLAACHAENVPAALVNGRLSERSRRGYARFAPVRALIRDALQSLRAVGAQSTADAERLASLGATNPFVTGNIKFDMPVDPSLATRGRQWRDGLDEKKRVLLAASTREGEEKLLLDAYRNVFSVVERKHLLLVLVPRHPQRFDAVYKLILLAELSAGRRSLVDRLPADVEVWLGDSMGEMAAYIALCDVAFIGGSLLPLGGQNLIEACAQGKPVIMGPSTFNFSDAARLASEAGAMRQASDAYAVMRAARELLLHEDICETASQAAFAFAGAHAGATEKTMGLIAPLLNAKI; translated from the coding sequence ATGCTGCGCCTCGTCTACTCTCTGCTGCTACTACTGTTGATACCCCTGATACTTCTGCGCTTGCTTGTGCGTGGTTTCCGGCAGCGCGGTTATTGGGAAAACATGGGCGAACGCTGGGGGCGATATAGTCAAGCGCCACGCCGCACCAGCCTCTGGATTCATGCGGTGTCAGTTGGCGAAATGCGTGCCGCACAGCCCTTGATCAATCGCCTGCGATTGACCTATCCCGGTCGCCCGATAGTCATCAGTTGCATGACCGTCACGGGTCGCGAAACCGCGCGCGAGCTATATGCCGATACCGTCGAGTGCATTTATCTGTCTTACGATTTCTTCCGCTTGCATCGGCGATTCATTGCTCACTTCAGGCCCTCGGTCTTGATGATCATGGAAACCGAAATCTGGCCGAACTTGCTGGCCGCATGTCACGCCGAAAATGTGCCTGCTGCCCTTGTAAACGGGCGCCTTAGCGAGAGATCCAGGCGTGGGTACGCGCGCTTTGCGCCGGTCCGTGCACTGATTCGCGACGCACTGCAGTCGCTCCGCGCGGTGGGGGCGCAATCAACTGCGGACGCCGAGCGTCTGGCGTCACTTGGCGCGACTAATCCGTTTGTCACCGGCAACATCAAATTTGACATGCCAGTCGATCCTTCGCTCGCTACGCGTGGTCGCCAGTGGCGCGATGGCCTTGACGAGAAAAAGCGCGTGCTGCTGGCGGCCAGCACCCGTGAAGGCGAAGAGAAGTTGCTGCTCGATGCTTACCGGAATGTTTTTTCTGTCGTGGAGCGCAAGCATCTCCTGCTGGTGCTGGTGCCACGTCATCCTCAGCGATTTGATGCGGTGTACAAGTTGATATTGCTGGCTGAGCTCAGTGCCGGGCGCCGAAGTCTGGTTGACCGCCTACCTGCCGATGTCGAGGTCTGGCTTGGTGACTCGATGGGTGAGATGGCCGCCTACATTGCCTTGTGCGATGTTGCGTTCATCGGCGGTAGCCTGCTGCCGTTGGGCGGGCAGAATCTCATTGAGGCCTGCGCACAAGGCAAGCCGGTCATCATGGGGCCATCCACCTTCAATTTTTCGGACGCTGCACGGCTGGCGAGCGAGGCGGGCGCAATGCGGCAGGCCAGCGACGCATATGCCGTCATGCGCGCGGCCAGGGAGTTGCTTCTGCACGAGGATATTTGCGAGACGGCATCGCAGGCCGCCTTTGCTTTTGCTGGCGCACACGCGGGCGCGACTGAAAAAACAATGGGGCTGATCGCCCCATTGTTGAATGCAAAGATCTGA